In Pleurocapsa sp. PCC 7319, the following are encoded in one genomic region:
- a CDS encoding GH116 family glycosyl hydrolase — MTPNSPQIPNCSWQRSLGKRWEHPYTVRYASNLDDGPWHGMPLGGMGAGCIGRSTKGDFNLWHLDGGEHIFKSLPACQFSIFEQTEGATAQAYALSTEAPEDDTLSRWSWYPSAKGTYSALYPRSWYQYEDVFAANIICEQLSPIWAENYQEASYPVVNFDWTIHNPTDKPITLSIMLTWQNTVGWFTNAIKSPTVKVRDDGSPEYEYQPKWRDSTGNYNQWIQDNYRVGCLLNRVQPHEEVQEGEGQIAIATVYNPSVEVFYLGRWNPEGDGSEVWDYFSGDGSLPDRQDETPAAPGEQIACAIAIRLTIKPGKTKQIPFTLAWDLPVTEFKQGINYYRRYTDFFGRNGNNAWSIVRTSLKHGDWWREKILAWQQPILQRDDLPDWFKMALFNELYLLADGGTLWTAASEDDPVGQFGVLECMDYRWYESLDVRLYGSFGLMMLWPRLDKSVLEAFARAIPNHDNTPRIVGYDGSKAIRKEGGATPHDLGAPNEHPWVETNYTSYQDCNQWKDLSSDFVLQVYRDYLLTGGEDTNFLWECWDSVVLTLAYLKKFDRDRDGIPENSGAPDQTFDDWRLRGISAYCGGLWIAALEAAIKIGKILIANPPMNPNLQPKDFPLGIETTINTYQSWLHQGRSLYHDTLWNGEYYRLDSESGSNAVMADQLCGQFYARLLGLPDVVEEQYAKSTLNKIYDACFLKFHNGKYGAANGVLPDGSPVNPDDTHPLEVWTGINFGLAAFMLQMGMKDEAFKLAETVVKQVYENGLQFRTPEAITAVGTFRASHYLRAMAIWGIYGVLTDWK; from the coding sequence ATGACCCCCAATAGTCCTCAGATTCCGAATTGTTCCTGGCAGCGTTCCCTGGGAAAAAGATGGGAACACCCTTACACTGTTCGCTATGCGAGTAATTTAGATGATGGTCCCTGGCACGGAATGCCATTGGGAGGTATGGGTGCAGGGTGTATTGGGAGATCGACAAAAGGAGATTTCAACCTCTGGCATCTAGATGGAGGAGAGCATATTTTCAAGTCTCTTCCCGCTTGTCAGTTCAGTATTTTTGAGCAAACGGAAGGGGCAACTGCTCAGGCTTACGCTTTGTCTACAGAAGCTCCAGAGGATGATACTTTATCTCGCTGGTCTTGGTATCCCTCAGCCAAAGGTACTTACAGTGCGTTGTATCCTCGTAGTTGGTATCAATATGAGGATGTGTTTGCGGCAAATATAATCTGTGAGCAGTTATCACCAATTTGGGCAGAAAACTATCAAGAAGCTAGCTATCCCGTTGTCAACTTTGACTGGACGATACATAACCCTACTGATAAGCCGATAACTTTAAGTATTATGCTGACCTGGCAAAATACCGTAGGTTGGTTTACCAATGCGATCAAATCGCCCACGGTTAAAGTGCGGGATGATGGCAGTCCTGAATACGAATATCAACCCAAGTGGCGGGATAGTACTGGCAACTATAATCAGTGGATACAAGATAACTATCGTGTAGGTTGCTTATTAAATCGAGTGCAACCCCATGAAGAAGTACAGGAAGGGGAAGGACAAATTGCGATCGCGACCGTTTATAATCCCAGCGTAGAAGTTTTTTACCTTGGTCGCTGGAATCCAGAAGGAGATGGTTCCGAAGTCTGGGATTATTTTTCAGGGGATGGCTCTTTACCTGATCGACAGGATGAAACCCCTGCTGCTCCTGGGGAACAAATAGCTTGTGCGATCGCGATTCGCTTGACAATTAAACCAGGTAAAACTAAGCAAATTCCCTTTACATTAGCTTGGGATTTGCCAGTTACAGAATTTAAACAGGGAATTAACTACTATCGTCGCTATACGGACTTTTTTGGTCGCAATGGTAACAATGCCTGGAGTATTGTGCGAACTTCTCTCAAGCACGGTGACTGGTGGCGTGAAAAAATCTTAGCTTGGCAGCAACCAATTCTGCAAAGAGATGATCTCCCAGACTGGTTCAAAATGGCGTTGTTTAATGAGTTATACTTACTCGCTGATGGAGGGACTCTCTGGACAGCAGCCTCAGAAGATGACCCTGTAGGGCAGTTTGGGGTCTTGGAATGTATGGACTATCGCTGGTATGAAAGTCTAGACGTACGTTTATACGGTTCCTTTGGCTTAATGATGCTGTGGCCTAGGCTAGATAAATCTGTGCTAGAAGCTTTTGCTAGAGCCATTCCCAATCATGATAATACACCTCGAATTGTCGGTTATGATGGTTCCAAGGCAATCAGAAAAGAGGGTGGTGCAACTCCCCACGATCTTGGCGCACCAAATGAACACCCTTGGGTAGAGACTAACTATACTTCCTATCAAGATTGCAACCAGTGGAAAGATCTGTCTAGTGATTTTGTTTTGCAAGTATATCGAGATTATCTATTGACTGGAGGTGAAGACACTAATTTTCTCTGGGAATGTTGGGACAGTGTTGTTCTGACCTTGGCATATCTCAAAAAATTTGACCGCGATCGCGATGGTATACCTGAAAACTCTGGCGCACCAGATCAAACTTTCGACGACTGGAGATTAAGAGGCATCAGTGCTTACTGCGGCGGTTTATGGATCGCAGCTTTAGAAGCAGCAATCAAAATTGGTAAAATACTGATTGCCAATCCACCAATGAATCCTAATCTACAACCTAAAGATTTTCCTCTAGGGATAGAAACCACTATTAATACTTATCAAAGTTGGTTGCATCAAGGGCGATCGCTCTATCACGACACTCTCTGGAATGGGGAATATTATCGCCTCGATAGTGAAAGTGGTTCAAATGCAGTGATGGCAGATCAACTTTGCGGGCAGTTTTATGCTCGTTTGTTAGGTTTACCTGATGTAGTGGAGGAACAATATGCCAAATCTACTTTGAATAAGATATACGATGCTTGCTTCCTCAAGTTTCATAATGGTAAATATGGAGCAGCTAATGGCGTTTTACCCGATGGCAGTCCTGTCAATCCCGAT
- a CDS encoding tetratricopeptide repeat protein, whose translation MSDPFSQANINSNQIIEDFIAKSKEIGKIELPHLIAQEILSWTEGNSLLTQRLCQLILDRQDQVLEGQETKYVKRIVQSLVKYWENEKERGYHQHLQAIQNNVLQHEQVTTVLLRLHEILLKKEVVATDSLEDKILTTSGLVIRQENKLKIVNRIYAEIFNSEWIKQQLDQIGHKLIVSQASASKFSDVEQKPRSIKHLGILILTILGSLGGIFGLYLVWINFSAAKQCRLMPSDLDLAAKVLTACDRVLKKKPNDTEALINRGKVSFVLWDSNRNQERFDKAIADFTQAKEIEPDNPRALFYLSYLEEFQDLVIRKQPQCLPASDRYQEVIQIYQPFDSITEQDIPILLELGHFLVNREQNYQAAMAIFDSIIKFDENIYQAWSGKATAQFLGKDYFNAQESFERALELNPDSYKIKYNLGSLWARLDNYEKASELYYQVLKAEPNFTFALRDLGLSLYLQNRYQEAALAFTQIIYRPNSKSFQVSAKDRELISDFYHRVEDCLEEAVEGLEVSCSQEDRVPMKIRLYHNGIFHNVIVHGQSSDPFFEVEHHTFFQCFNQGSEGGSDHHLSKVEELN comes from the coding sequence ATGAGCGACCCGTTTTCACAGGCAAATATTAATAGCAATCAGATAATTGAGGACTTTATTGCTAAAAGTAAAGAAATAGGCAAGATCGAGCTACCACATTTAATTGCTCAAGAAATCTTAAGCTGGACAGAGGGAAATTCTCTGCTGACCCAACGTCTCTGTCAGTTAATTCTCGATCGCCAAGATCAGGTTCTGGAAGGACAAGAAACGAAATACGTGAAGCGTATTGTCCAATCATTAGTCAAGTACTGGGAAAATGAAAAGGAACGGGGCTATCATCAGCATCTTCAAGCAATTCAAAATAATGTTCTACAACATGAACAAGTAACAACTGTACTGTTAAGACTACATGAAATCTTATTAAAAAAAGAAGTAGTAGCTACGGATAGTTTAGAAGATAAGATTCTCACAACATCGGGATTAGTAATTCGTCAAGAAAATAAGTTAAAAATTGTCAATCGTATTTACGCAGAGATATTTAATAGTGAATGGATCAAACAGCAGCTCGATCAAATTGGTCACAAGCTAATTGTCTCGCAAGCCTCTGCTTCTAAATTTAGCGATGTCGAGCAAAAACCAAGATCTATTAAACATTTAGGTATTCTTATCTTGACTATTTTAGGTAGTTTAGGAGGGATTTTTGGTCTCTATTTAGTTTGGATTAATTTTTCTGCTGCCAAACAATGTCGTCTTATGCCCTCGGATTTAGACTTGGCTGCTAAGGTCTTGACCGCTTGCGATCGCGTCTTAAAGAAGAAACCTAACGACACTGAAGCTTTAATTAATCGCGGTAAGGTTTCTTTCGTACTTTGGGACTCTAATCGTAACCAAGAAAGATTTGATAAAGCGATCGCCGATTTTACCCAGGCTAAAGAAATAGAACCTGATAATCCTCGTGCTTTGTTTTATCTAAGCTATCTTGAAGAATTTCAAGATCTGGTAATTCGTAAACAACCTCAATGTCTACCAGCTAGCGATCGGTACCAAGAAGTTATTCAGATTTATCAGCCCTTTGACAGCATTACAGAACAAGATATACCAATCCTGTTAGAGTTAGGTCATTTTTTAGTTAATCGCGAACAAAATTATCAGGCAGCGATGGCGATCTTTGATAGCATTATCAAATTTGATGAAAATATTTATCAAGCTTGGTCTGGTAAAGCTACGGCGCAATTTCTAGGTAAAGATTATTTTAATGCTCAAGAATCATTTGAGCGAGCTTTAGAGCTTAATCCCGATTCCTACAAGATTAAATATAATCTGGGTTCTTTGTGGGCAAGACTCGATAATTATGAGAAGGCCAGCGAACTTTATTATCAAGTACTGAAAGCAGAGCCGAATTTTACTTTTGCCTTAAGGGATCTAGGTTTATCCCTTTATTTACAGAACCGCTATCAAGAGGCAGCTTTAGCATTTACTCAAATCATCTATCGTCCTAATTCCAAGTCATTTCAAGTCAGTGCCAAAGATCGCGAGTTAATTTCTGATTTCTATCACCGAGTTGAAGATTGTTTAGAAGAAGCAGTCGAAGGCCTAGAAGTTTCTTGTTCTCAAGAAGATCGCGTACCGATGAAAATAAGGTTATACCACAATGGCATTTTTCATAATGTTATTGTTCACGGACAAAGCAGCGATCCCTTCTTTGAAGTAGAACATCATACTTTTTTTCAGTGTTTCAACCAGGGCTCTGAAGGTGGAAGCGATCATCATTTATCAAAAGTTGAGGAATTGAATTAG